In Oreochromis aureus strain Israel breed Guangdong linkage group 15, ZZ_aureus, whole genome shotgun sequence, a single genomic region encodes these proteins:
- the LOC116310794 gene encoding probable ATP-dependent helicase PF08_0048, translating to MTEQGDGAHAQPNEGQPLFAEGGNWEDMDDFFENGVEHVIMFAPQIFEVARLWELEQLNNNGDHINQNNFFNIHFEIDDSNSDDGNDDNNADDENDHSNSDIEHDHNYGNYNFADDNQNADSSNNEEERNEGHQDENDLAAAEVDYDVNPDAGESEEDLLPGGFRRQFREEDSDDEKSHASETFHWWDEFADSASEEQDSLLEGNKESDESDEDER from the exons ATGACGGAACAAGGAGATGGGGCCCATGCTCAGCCTAATGAGG GGCAACCACTTTTTGCTGAAGGTGGTAACTGGGAAGATATGGACGACTTCTTTGAAAATGGTGTGGAACACGTTATAATGTTTGCACCACAAATCTTTGAAGTTGCGAGACTTTGGGAGCTAGAGCAGCTTAACAACAATGGTGATCACATCAATCAGAAcaatttcttcaacattcattttgaaattgatGACAGCAACTCTGATGATGGAAATGATGACAACAATGCTGATGATGAAAATGACCACAGTAACAGCGATATTGAACATGACCACAATTATGGCAATTATAATTTTGCCGATGATAATCAAAATGCTGACAGCAGCAACAATGAAGAAGAACGCAATGAAGGTCATCAAGATGAAAATGACCTTGCTGCTGCTGAGGTTGACTATGACGTCAACCCGGATGCAGGAGAATCAGAGGAGGATCTGCTTCCTGGAGGATTTAGGAGACAGTTTAGAGAGGAAGACAGTGACGATGAGAAAAGTCATGCCAGTGAAACTTTCCACTGGTGGGATGAATTTGCTGACAGCGCCTCTGAAGAACAAGACTCACTACTTGAAGGCAATAAAGAAAGTGATGAGAGTGATGAAGACGAGAGGTGA